The Deinococcus roseus nucleotide sequence AGGCCCTTGCCCACCACCTGAATTTAAAACAGGTCAGCCGTCCCCTGGAGGTGGGAACGGCTGAGGCATTCAAACTTGAATTTGGTGAAAGTGTGCCTGTGGATGCAAAAGACGGGTGGCACTGGCTGCACTTTGCAGGGGTGGGTTTCACCTGGGGTGTGGTGAAACGGGGGAACCTGAAACCTACGCCACTTCGGGCGTGATGGCAGGGGGCAGGGTCAGGTAGGAGAGCAGGAGGCCCATCACTCCGGCCCCGAACACCGCTCCGACCCACAGGTGGAATTCCCAGTTCATGTGTCCGGTCAGCAGCACCCCCAGGAAGTAGGTGAGGGAGAACACCGCTGGAATCAGGAAAGCCATGGTGCGGAAGGCCGCAACACGCTGGGTGCTGGGTTGCAGGATGCTGCGGGCCACTTCCAGCACCAGCAAACTGACAGCAACCGTCAGGTAGTAAAGCTGTATCACGCTGGCATCAAAGCGTCCCTGAAAAACCAGTCCAAGCTGTGCAGGAAGCAGCATCAGGACCAGATGGCCCCCGGAGAGCTTCCAGCGGCGCATGAAGTAAAGCACCACACCGGACATCATGGCAGAGCTGATCAGGACAGCCATCACACCGTTGGATTTGGTTTGCCAGCCGCCATCAATGCCTGCAGAGTCCAGCATGGGCACCGCGTACATGGTGAAGAAGGTCAGCAGGGCATACACCACCCCCAGAGACAGCAGCGCTGTGATGGTGGGTTTGGGCTGGTTCCAGGCCGCACGCACAGGACCGGACATGGTCAGGAAGGCACTGGTGGCCAGAATCAGGTGCGGAGGGCTGAGCAGGGCGGCAATGTCGGCCTCAATGCCCAGCAGGGTGTGCCAGACCATGTCCATGGCCCCTGCAGCAATGAAGACCAGACCACCGAAAAAACTCAGGCGGTAGGCCCGCAGTTCAGGGCGGGTTCTGGATTGCCAGAACGCGTAGGCAGAGCAAACGAAAGCGGCAAAGAAGCCCGAATACAGCACTGCGTGCCAGGGCGTGAAAAAGGTTTCCAGTCCGGGCAGGTTGTTGTGGGCCCAGCCGTCCAGGTAAAGCCCTGCAATGAACCAGAAACTGGCAAGCACAAACATCCAGTCGAGGGCACTGGGGGGGGAAATGGTCTGCGGCTGGGTCATGGTTCTGGTCATAAAGGCCTCCAATGGTGCATCTTTTCTTCAGTATGCACCTGCCTGAAAAGGGGCTCCTCCTCCGTTGGGAGTAAGCCATCTTGCTTAATTGCTGCTTCCAACTATACGTTTGTATAAATTCCTGATTTCAGGATGCCAGAGTCTGCTAAAATTTGCAAGATGAACCGCAACCACCGGGAACGCCTGATCGAGGCCGCCAAACAATGCCTCGCAGAAAAAGGCTATGCCAACACCACAGCACGTGACCTGGTGGCTGCCTCGGGAACCAATCTGGCCTCCATCGGGTACCACTTTGGGTCCAAAGAAAAACTGCTGAACACCGCCTTGCTGCACGGCTACCAGACCTGGCTTGCCCCGGTGCTGCAACGTGAGCGACCCGAAACCAGCAACAGCACCTTCATTGCCACTGGAATCCGCACCTATCTGGCTGCTTTCGAACAGGAAGGGGCCATGTCCTACGCCTGCTACGAGGCCATCGCCCAGAGCCAGCACTCTGCAGAAATCCGCAGCGACCTGCAAGGGGTGTACCGCACCATCCGGGACCGCATCACCACCGAAATGGAGGCCTCCACCACCCTGAACCCCACCCAGAGCCGCACCATCGCCACCTTGCTGATGGCCCTGGCAGACGGACTGGCCCTGCAACGCCTGCTGGACCCGGCAGACACACCAGATCTGGAAGGGCTGGATGACAGTTTGCTGCAACTGGCCCAGACGCTGACGGGGGGGAATGCGAGGGAAAAGATTGCCGAGGGCCGAGGGCCGAGCGACCAGCGCGAAGCAGGCCGTCCTGCAAGCGCGTTTCAAGGTCAAGAGAGGGCCGAGGGCTAAAAACGCAGGGCTTGCTGAAGCAAAAAACCTTTGCCTTGCTTTGCATCACTCATGGATGTGACCCGAAAAGCTTTTGCTCTCGGCCCTCGGCCCTCGGCAAATGGCCTCCCCACCCCCAAATCACGTTAAAGTAAAACCACCATGTCCTTTCCCCTGCTTCTCCTCGAACATGTCCATGTGAAATTGCAAAACGTGACCGTGCTGCACGGCTTGAACTGGTCCCTGCATCCGGGGCAGCACTGGGCCATTTACGGCTCCAACGGTGCGGGCAAGAGCACCTTTTTCAAGCTGGTTCGCGGGGATTTGTGGCCCGACCATGGGGGCCTGAGGCGTTACAACCTGAATGGCACGCCCACAGAAAGCCCCATCCAGGCCAGAGAGCACATTGCCCTGGTGTCTCCTGAAGCGCAGGACTGGTACCTGCTGCAGGACTGGGAGCAGACGGCCTTGCAGGTGGTCCTGACCGGGCTTTTTCAGAGCCAGCTTCTGTACCAGCACATTGAGGAAGCAGACCAGCAGCATGCAAAACAGTGGCTGCAAAGTCTTGGGCTCAGCCATCTGGAAACGCGGGATG carries:
- a CDS encoding TetR/AcrR family transcriptional regulator; this encodes MNRNHRERLIEAAKQCLAEKGYANTTARDLVAASGTNLASIGYHFGSKEKLLNTALLHGYQTWLAPVLQRERPETSNSTFIATGIRTYLAAFEQEGAMSYACYEAIAQSQHSAEIRSDLQGVYRTIRDRITTEMEASTTLNPTQSRTIATLLMALADGLALQRLLDPADTPDLEGLDDSLLQLAQTLTGGNAREKIAEGRGPSDQREAGRPASAFQGQERAEG